The DNA segment GATCTATCTATTTAGTTAAGATGAAATTCATATCTGCTGCTTGgaaattttagtttttgaaGTTTATAATAATTCTATTTTTATAGATTGTTGTTTTGTTCATTTTGTAACCGGCTTTAAAGGAGTTTCTCCTACTCAATTCAATCTTATCATATGCAAGGCACAATACAACAAATTTCTCCCAGTAGATTTAAACCAAATGACATGTATGACTAATTTCAGAAACTTCATCACCTAAGAGAATGCAGAAAAATCTTCATCACAAAATGGATATCAGAGAGAACATTCAAGGAATATTACATATTTTCACCTGCACTTTATTCATAaccaaaaaaggaaaaaaaaatggcTTCCATTACCCCTCCAACGTATCGCTCATCGATATCAAAACGAACACAGGTGAAAGAAGGGGCAGGGACCTACATCGCACAAAAACCTCCTCTGATGTTCAATAAACCAGTCACTGGCAATTAATCATGTGATGGTTCTGAAGAATCCTGTGACGAGTGTGGCGGTGGAGAACCAGCCTGCTCAGATTGATCTTCAGAAATCTTTATATTTATATCTGAATTTTGATGCTTGTTGCTTGCACCATCAGAATTTCGAATCCAATCCGGATATTTTGATGATAGGGAGACTGGACTTTCAGATGAAAGAGCTGGTGGCAACATCCTTGGATAAGTTAAGAGAGATGAATCAAGTATAGACAAAGGCTGCATGCTCAAACCGTAGCCGTAAGGATATCCAGTGAAAGGGTGATCAAATCTGCAAGTTGGCCCAAATTTGCAAATTCCGTACATACTGTACGTCGAACACACAGGTTGTCCCTGCATGTAAAAGACCAAGACGTTATAGCAAAATCATTCAGTAAGATCAGTTGGACATCGGAAAAAACCATATATACTATTATGTTTCATTAGAAATATGTAGTACCAAAATTATCTTAATCCTTATTTATTACGGGTAACACACATAGTCAATGGGACTTCTGGGTTCTATAATCCAAATGAAGATAGTTGCCTCCATTTGGAACTTCATCATTAATTATATCTTCAAGTAAATTCTGAAACTCATGAAATGTGCAAGGTATGCTATTGGGACAATCTGTACACAAACACGAAATCAAATTGAAACTTACAGGTCTTGAGGGAAGAGGAAGTGGGCCAACAGGATTTGTTGCTAGTTGTGCACTTCTTTCTTTCGGATGATTGTACTTGCAGTCAGATCCATATTTGCAGGTCCCAGTGTTCATAAAAAACCGGCATTCAGGTTGATCAGGTCTCTCAGGGAGATTAGTGCTGGATGTGGACAGTAAGTGTACTTGTTCACTAGATCCCGACTCACTTTGATTCCTAGAGTTGTAAACAACACTTGCAGAGGACATAGGGCTCAAGCTTCCCTATTTTGAAAATAAGTGAACAAAGTAAGAGGGAAAATGCCATTGCCTACAGAATTTAACCACATACTGAAAAAGAATGTAATAACTACAAGGCTTAATACCTCCGccgccctctgaacttgtcccaTTTTGTCACTGAGCCCCCACTACTTAGTGGCCAACCTATCAGCCCCCTCAACTCAACAAATGTAACACTTCGTGCCCCTATACATGCCTACATGACATTGATtagccccctcaactcatcTTGTGCATCCTATTAGCCACCTCAACTCACCAAATGTAAAACTTCGTGCCCCTAAGGTTTTTATGTCTGTTTTAAAGCAATGAAGAAAGGGTTCACATCAGGATGCAAAAGGTGTCTTGGGAGGTGTACTCATTGTCATGTAGGCACAGAAGGGGCCAAATGTATGACAATTGTTGAGTTGAGGGGGCTGATAGGTTGGCCACTAAGTAGAGGGGCAACATGATAAAAtgggacaagttcaggggggcgGAGGTATTAAGCCTAACTATAAAGATGCAACTAATGAAAGCAAGGTAACAAAATGAGTTTCAATTAATAATCTATAGTAAGTAAATGCAGCCTTATCCACACATGTAGAATACAAATGGATCAACGGCCAGTATTTTCTGTAAGGTAATATTGCAAACAATTTGTAGGAAAATTGGAAATTATTTCAAAGTTGATTGTTAATTTTATTTGGGTTTTCCTGCATCATATTTCTATAACTTTACTGCAATCAGCATTAAACATTATTCTTTTTCCCCCAATTTCTAAATGGATCAGCTATTTTTTCATGATTCAGTGTCTATAAACATTCGATGTTAATACTTGGGATATTATTAATTGAGCCACCATATATTGAGTTTTGAATCATTACTGTTCTTGATTTTTCTTTCCTCTTTCGTAATTCTATACCATATCTAAGTGTAAGCATATGACACCAATTCATATACGCAGTAAATTATTTAATTCCCTCGTGATTATGCATAGGCAATTGTCTATCTCAAAATTGTTATCTTCTTGCAtcttaaagaaattaaattcAATCACAAAAAGCAGGCAAAACATTTTAGTCCTTTATTCTTTTACATTTTCATTCATCCTAGAAAGAATATTTCCTTTGTGTGTAAAcctgcattgttatatggtacggagtgttgggcagtgaaacactgccacatccataagatgtcggtggcggagatgcgtatgttgagatggatgtgtggtcatacgaaaaaggatcgggtgagtaatgaaataattaggacaaaagtaggggtcacatctattgagaataaaatgagagaaaaccgactaaggtggtttggccatgtgagacgtagagcgcttgatgcgccggttaggagaaccgaagagtggcaaagggatgtagtggtgaggggtaggggaagacctaagcaaacttggaggagggtgatcgagagtgatatgagtttactgggaattgaggaaaatatggtagtggataggacggaatggagggagcgaatttgtgttgctgacatgacttgatttcatggttttatatgatggttcatgttagctgaccccgaatcatttcgggactaaggctttgttgttgttgttgttgtgtaaACCTGACTCCAACCACCAACTTTACCACCACTGAAAATTTCTGGCAACATCACCAATTTAAGGAAGCTAGTGCACAATGTAGAAAATCGAAGTGTCAGCTTTGTAGCTCACAAGTATTTTAGCACTACAGAAGAAACTGGGAGCAGAAAAAACATATGCAAGTTTAAGAttagatatattttttatacATTCAAACAATGCTGGTTCAAATTTCATAGTATAGTCGGCAAATAAATAATTTCAATGAAATCAtacttaaaagaaaaagatgcTTGAAGGTCAAACAACAGAGAGAACATATTATTCAATGCAAGTTTGAAGTTCAAACAGAGAGAAGAAAACTATTTATTGAACATAAATTTGAAGGTCAAACAACAGAAAGAAGAACAGAGTCACAAGTAACAACTATTCACTACTAAAGCTTCCACAATTTTGTTCATCTCATGCAAAGTGACAGATATCTTCATAGAAAATTCAAATtatctctttttgttttttgatattTGAATTACAATTCAAGTTAATCAAGGACCAATCCACTTAATCAACTAATATAGAAAGAAAATATTGCCATGAATTTCCATACTCTTTATGGTATCATCCTCATGCATGCATGTCAAAATTAGAGCAAAAGGCAAACCTTGGGGATGATTACTTACCACATAGGTGTTCCAGCCTTGTGCAGGAACAACACCCTGAGAAGGAGACAGCATAACAGGCATGAATGCTTGGGGACCCTGTACACGGGGACTAGATGCATATGGTGCTCTTGGCATTGACCATGTTGGAAGTCCACCTGCATAAGGTAGACCCGATGAAGGCACAGCTGGTGATCCCATAGGTCCAGAAGCAGCAGGTCCGGTTACAGTCAAGCCAGCTCCAAATGGTGTTGGCTGGGGATGGTGGAACTTGCATGCAACACCAAATTTACATGCTCCAGTCCGCATGTAATATGGACATGATTTTTCATCCTGGAATACATACAATAAAGTTACATTTGTTCCATATAACTGAATTTAATAAAAcagcaaaaaacaaaaaaggaaaagaaaaagaaaaagaagctcAAAATTTAGTTCAGATGTCTAGATGAATAAGCACCTGCCGCATAGGATAGCCTAGAATGTTGAATGAGACTGGTCCTGCACCATTCCTGTCTCTTGGATGATGATATTTACATGTTGCTCCATATTTGCAGGTTCCTGTCTTTAAATAATACTGCaacaaattccaaactattagATGATAAAGCCCATATCAGAAGCTTTACTTTAACCATATCATCCTTTGCTATCTATCAAGAATTAAAGAGATTCCAAAGAAAGATGTGCACATGCAACTGTAACAGCAGAACTAGGTGCTAAATGGCACTGGCATCAGCAGCTTCTCAATAGCCAAGTGGCCAACCGTTGGTGGATACATAAATATCAGATCTCAAATTAAGATGGCAATTTGGTGAAAATTATTAGAAACTATTATGCATCTCCACATTTataaatttcttttctttttcagaAACTCACCAAAATGGTCTACATAAATATGGTCTACATAAATTATCAATTGATCCTTATATCTTGATTTTGGCTCTTTTAGTCcctattacttttattttttacataatCCAACCCCTCATTAAcatttttatcaatcctaaCTTGATATAATCGCATAAACATATATGGAGGTCAAAATTATATAGTAGCAATCTTCTACTTCTTCAGTTTCAACCCATCAACTCAAAGAAGAAAACATATGGTCACACATTTTAAGCTATAATTGATAGTTTATGAGTCGAAACTTTCAGATATAATAATAAAGCCTATTGTTGGCCTCACGTATTAGCTTAAGCTTTTAGGTTAATTGGTTatttcatggtatcagagcctcttagACCAAGAGATTGAAAGTTCAAATCCTGGCTGCACCATCTATTGTTAAATTTCAGCACATGGTAAAGTGTGCTTGTGTTGTGCATGTTTCAAACCCAATGGGCATTTGGACGAGGAGGTgccaaatataataataaaatctatTCATGGGTCCTACCTATTATCTTTAGCTTTTAGGTCAATTGGTTCTTTAACAGAAACAAATTAAGATTTTAGGAGTGAGGGGCTCAAGCAGGTGAAAAATAAAAGTGCAAGGGCTAAAAGATCCCAAATTAGAATACAAgagaaaattgaacaaat comes from the Euphorbia lathyris chromosome 5, ddEupLath1.1, whole genome shotgun sequence genome and includes:
- the LOC136229051 gene encoding zinc finger CCCH domain-containing protein 3-like; the protein is MPDNSNNNNINNNINRQPKSNAVANQPSDNIEEAIWRLKIHDNQEQGGMAPSSPYPDRPGEPDCVYYLRTGLCGYGSNCRFNHPPYAAQGAQFREELPERIGQPDCGYYLKTGTCKYGATCKYHHPRDRNGAGPVSFNILGYPMRQDEKSCPYYMRTGACKFGVACKFHHPQPTPFGAGLTVTGPAASGPMGSPAVPSSGLPYAGGLPTWSMPRAPYASSPRVQGPQAFMPVMLSPSQGVVPAQGWNTYVGSLSPMSSASVVYNSRNQSESGSSEQVHLLSTSSTNLPERPDQPECRFFMNTGTCKYGSDCKYNHPKERSAQLATNPVGPLPLPSRPGQPVCSTYSMYGICKFGPTCRFDHPFTGYPYGYGLSMQPLSILDSSLLTYPRMLPPALSSESPVSLSSKYPDWIRNSDGASNKHQNSDINIKISEDQSEQAGSPPPHSSQDSSEPSHD